A genomic window from Sanguibacter antarcticus includes:
- a CDS encoding AMP-binding protein: MSEPTPAGVASSVTSDVLPQGTLDAALGDYAAGQALALTDAERWPTLSHEGFARLASVRGHGAAPLWVHECGDRLDGADHEHLRLVAGDLTSRASLPQAPATSAPPWLASFLARVQRTVPRYRAIARHDGHRERSLADFAPVSREDLRRSIADFVPVDVPLDRVLEGSSSGSTGAAVVVPLHPVSTAAEVVMFRHLAARVGVEWRPAPGRLALANVVDQRAAFTYASMLTALTAVTGQAGAAMARVNLHPSAWRDVADRAAFLSAMDPQVISSSPLALLALVDLGLDLSPIVVFSGATHLTPAARLRVERAWGAPVVDVYGAREAGLVAVDLRGGRAVSEHVVLPRRVYVEILDAAGCPVPDGDRGEVTVTVDDNPYLPLVRYRTGDMAAVRRAPEPDGTVSTTLLGLEGREPLRLLTAAGTWVPSVDATQVIQAYGVAAWHLHQTSDGSVLFAALVPRDDVGRESARDAGLAVERLLGRPVETTPVYCAEDLEGGAKRRFSTDLDTGGGT, translated from the coding sequence ATGTCTGAGCCCACGCCGGCCGGGGTCGCTTCCTCTGTCACGTCGGACGTGCTCCCGCAGGGCACCCTCGACGCTGCGCTGGGGGACTACGCCGCGGGTCAGGCGCTCGCGCTCACCGACGCCGAGCGCTGGCCCACGCTCTCGCACGAGGGCTTCGCGCGGCTCGCATCGGTGCGGGGGCACGGCGCAGCCCCGCTCTGGGTCCACGAGTGCGGCGACCGCCTCGACGGTGCAGACCACGAGCACCTGAGGCTCGTCGCAGGGGATCTCACCTCGAGAGCGTCCTTGCCTCAAGCCCCTGCGACGAGCGCGCCGCCCTGGCTCGCGTCGTTCCTCGCGCGCGTCCAGCGCACGGTCCCGCGCTACCGAGCGATCGCCAGGCACGACGGCCACCGAGAGAGGTCTCTCGCGGACTTCGCACCGGTGTCGCGCGAGGACCTCCGGCGCTCGATCGCGGACTTCGTCCCGGTGGACGTCCCGCTGGACCGCGTCCTCGAGGGCTCGAGCTCGGGGAGCACGGGGGCGGCGGTGGTCGTCCCGCTCCACCCGGTCTCGACCGCTGCCGAGGTCGTGATGTTCAGGCATCTCGCGGCGCGGGTCGGCGTCGAGTGGCGACCGGCCCCGGGGCGCCTGGCTCTCGCGAACGTCGTGGACCAACGGGCTGCGTTCACCTACGCCTCGATGCTCACGGCCCTGACTGCGGTCACAGGTCAGGCCGGCGCAGCGATGGCGAGGGTCAACCTGCACCCGTCTGCGTGGCGGGACGTCGCTGATCGGGCGGCGTTCTTGTCTGCGATGGACCCGCAGGTCATCAGCTCGTCACCGCTGGCGCTCCTCGCGCTGGTCGACCTCGGCCTGGACCTCTCGCCGATCGTGGTGTTCTCGGGTGCCACGCATCTGACGCCCGCGGCTCGCCTGCGCGTGGAGCGCGCGTGGGGCGCCCCGGTCGTGGACGTCTACGGAGCGCGGGAGGCGGGGCTCGTCGCGGTGGATCTCCGAGGCGGACGCGCTGTGTCTGAGCACGTCGTCCTCCCTCGTCGGGTCTACGTCGAGATCCTCGACGCGGCGGGCTGTCCCGTCCCGGACGGCGACCGCGGAGAGGTGACGGTCACGGTCGACGACAACCCGTACCTCCCGCTCGTCCGCTACCGGACAGGCGACATGGCTGCCGTGCGCCGAGCACCCGAGCCAGACGGGACCGTCAGCACGACGCTCCTCGGGCTCGAGGGGCGAGAGCCGCTCAGGCTCCTCACCGCAGCAGGGACGTGGGTGCCGTCGGTCGACGCGACGCAGGTGATCCAGGCCTATGGGGTCGCAGCCTGGCACCTCCACCAGACCTCGGACGGGTCGGTGCTCTTCGCTGCTCTCGTTCCCAGAGACGACGTGGGCAGAGAGTCGGCCCGAGACGCGGGACTGGCTGTGGAACGTCTCCTCGGAAGGCCCGTGGAGACGACGCCGGTGTACTGCGCGGAGGACCTCGAAGGAGGCGCGAAGCGACGGTTCTCCACGGATCTCGACACCGGTGGGGGAACGTGA
- a CDS encoding ABC transporter ATP-binding protein, producing MPTAPSPSQPDVGGAIATARGLVKTYGKGTTAVHALAGVDVDFARGEFTAIMGPSGSGKSTLMHCMAGLDTPTAGTVVVDGLTVSSMNQRNLTKLRRTQLGFIFQSFNLVPTLTAAENITLPLDIARKPVDTAHFDAVVAAVGLADRLKHRPSELSGGQQQRVACARALVSKPSIVFADEPTGNLDSVSSREVLSFLRASVDDLGQSVVMVTHDPVSASYAHRVLFLADGAIVAEITDPTPDAILEVLGSLNRKAAA from the coding sequence GTGCCTACAGCCCCCAGCCCTTCCCAGCCCGACGTCGGCGGGGCCATCGCCACCGCGCGCGGGCTCGTCAAGACCTACGGCAAGGGCACCACCGCCGTCCATGCCCTCGCGGGCGTCGACGTCGACTTCGCGCGTGGCGAGTTCACAGCGATCATGGGCCCCTCCGGTTCCGGGAAGTCGACCCTCATGCACTGCATGGCGGGGCTCGACACCCCGACCGCCGGCACCGTCGTCGTCGACGGGCTGACGGTGAGCAGCATGAATCAGCGCAACCTCACCAAGCTGCGCCGCACCCAGCTCGGCTTCATCTTCCAGTCGTTCAACCTCGTGCCGACGCTCACCGCAGCGGAGAACATCACCCTGCCGCTCGACATCGCTCGCAAACCAGTCGACACGGCGCACTTCGATGCTGTCGTCGCGGCCGTCGGGCTCGCCGACCGGCTCAAGCACCGGCCGTCCGAGCTCTCCGGCGGGCAGCAGCAGCGCGTCGCGTGCGCACGGGCTCTCGTGTCCAAGCCGTCCATCGTCTTCGCCGACGAACCCACCGGGAACCTCGACTCAGTCTCGTCGCGCGAGGTCCTCTCGTTCTTGCGCGCCTCGGTCGACGACCTCGGCCAGAGCGTCGTCATGGTCACGCACGACCCCGTCTCGGCCTCGTACGCCCACCGGGTGCTGTTCCTCGCCGACGGTGCCATCGTCGCCGAGATCACCGACCCCACCCCTGACGCGATCCTCGAGGTCCTCGGCTCGCTCAACCGCAAGGCGGCCGCCTGA
- a CDS encoding MoxR family ATPase, with translation MNESTEVPPQVSSSPLGHVSDAPTLAHPRGGAPEPGSHGRPQDGTGSPGAFDLDVADLFGGPGTGTEGEGQAEDLSEKLRQAYFWVVNHAIISPHYDVEFSAGPATPETSYVLGDSRARLTLPSDQSYSSFVLLPLLTFAVRGRCLLVGGPGRGKTASALLMGVLAGYPVRDVRRAMQHGHPQLTVSDLFGTPLPKDLVQADSLADVGVAWRSWLGMRVKIIDEYNRIPTRTQSALLTVLADGYVEVFDQFFETGESAWYLTANDDAGGGTYQVVEALRDRIDVVVHALPFNNRFLGDLITRAEQGIRPEQAVPERIVFDDAEHGRLHREVLEVRIETPVRRRLEFFASQLELLEGSAWQFEYRTKDTARLAGIDPHALAAADSGRDRLSDIGSQTLNGLSVRALQSLVAYAKAMAYFRGRPTVGLDDLRAVLPFVLHDKLVPDQQSPVFDDPAREPLRSDRVSWIRDMFDQACQQYDAYGLDASDPVGAVLDQVSAGLDGLSEPEVLARMAEIERILSGWADGRKLHGHVYDDALVLKYAHQRYTNYLSWLRWQR, from the coding sequence GTGAACGAGAGCACCGAGGTCCCGCCGCAGGTGAGCAGCTCGCCCCTGGGGCACGTGTCGGACGCACCGACGCTGGCGCACCCTCGTGGCGGGGCACCGGAGCCCGGGAGCCACGGCAGACCACAGGATGGGACGGGATCACCCGGTGCCTTCGACCTCGACGTCGCGGACCTGTTCGGCGGCCCGGGCACGGGGACCGAGGGCGAGGGCCAGGCCGAGGACCTCTCGGAGAAGCTCCGGCAGGCGTACTTCTGGGTGGTCAACCACGCGATCATCTCGCCGCACTACGACGTGGAGTTCTCTGCCGGCCCGGCGACGCCAGAGACGAGCTACGTCCTCGGCGACTCGCGAGCGAGGCTGACCCTGCCGTCCGACCAGTCGTACTCGAGCTTCGTGCTGCTGCCGTTGCTGACGTTCGCGGTGCGCGGCCGCTGCCTGCTCGTCGGCGGTCCGGGCCGGGGCAAGACGGCGAGCGCGCTCCTCATGGGTGTGCTCGCGGGCTATCCGGTGCGAGACGTCCGCCGGGCGATGCAGCACGGCCACCCGCAGCTGACGGTCTCGGACCTCTTCGGCACCCCGCTGCCGAAGGACCTCGTGCAGGCGGACTCCCTCGCGGACGTCGGTGTCGCATGGCGGTCGTGGCTGGGCATGCGCGTGAAGATCATCGACGAGTACAACCGCATCCCGACGAGGACCCAGTCGGCACTGCTCACGGTGCTGGCCGACGGCTACGTCGAGGTGTTCGACCAGTTCTTCGAGACGGGCGAGTCGGCGTGGTACCTCACGGCGAACGACGACGCGGGCGGCGGGACGTACCAGGTGGTGGAGGCGCTGCGGGACCGTATCGACGTCGTGGTGCACGCTCTGCCCTTCAACAACCGCTTCCTCGGCGATCTCATCACCCGGGCCGAGCAGGGCATCCGTCCGGAGCAGGCGGTCCCTGAGCGGATCGTGTTCGACGACGCCGAGCACGGGCGCCTGCACCGGGAGGTGCTCGAGGTACGCATCGAGACCCCGGTGCGCCGACGCCTGGAGTTCTTCGCGAGCCAGCTCGAGCTCCTCGAGGGCTCGGCGTGGCAGTTCGAGTACCGGACGAAGGACACGGCGCGCCTGGCGGGGATCGACCCGCACGCGCTCGCGGCGGCGGACTCGGGCCGTGACCGGCTGAGCGACATCGGGTCGCAGACGCTCAACGGCTTGTCGGTGCGTGCCCTGCAGTCGCTCGTCGCGTACGCGAAGGCGATGGCGTACTTCCGTGGTCGTCCGACGGTGGGACTTGACGACCTGCGCGCGGTCCTGCCTTTCGTCTTGCACGACAAGCTGGTCCCGGACCAGCAGTCGCCGGTGTTCGACGACCCGGCCCGTGAGCCGTTGCGCTCCGACCGCGTCTCGTGGATCCGAGACATGTTCGACCAGGCGTGCCAGCAGTACGACGCGTACGGGCTCGACGCCTCGGACCCGGTCGGGGCGGTCCTCGATCAGGTCTCTGCGGGCCTGGACGGCCTGAGCGAGCCGGAGGTTCTCGCACGGATGGCGGAGATCGAACGGATCCTCAGCGGCTGGGCGGACGGTCGCAAGCTCCACGGCCACGTGTACGACGACGCGCTCGTGCTCAAGTACGCGCACCAGCGGTACACGAACTATCTCTCGTGGTTGCGATGGCAGCGGTGA
- a CDS encoding ABC transporter permease, whose translation MLRVALRNVRAHLVRLGLSILAVVLGVSFVAGTFALRDMLSSTFNGIVEAGYSADVYLRGPDDPDQASQSSAGTRTVRNLVPADLVSTVTGVDGVAQAFADFTGPITLVGADGTAVTSGAGAPSFAVGFHSDDPSITLAEGSGPTDATEFALEVTSAEASGLSIGDTTTLIVGGELTQATLTGVVDLETSLAGATVVFLDAGTAESVYAPDGRVATISVFAADGVDPDDLVTDIDTAISGVATAGSVQTVTGDVVRDEARDDIDGILGFVETFLLIFAGISLFVGGFIIANTFAMTVRQRQREFALLRAVGASPFQVFASILIQAAVVGLLGGVLGIAGGLGLVTGIKALFARMGMDLSGEIPLTTTMVVLSLLVGLVVSVASAALPARRAALVPPVEAMRDESPGQGKSLVVRGLVGLVIAVAGAAAVVMAVVQAAADEDAGTGRLLGIGAVGVVIGVLLLAPVMARAVLGVLAAPFVVLVRPLGKLARGNVTRNPRRTASTASALMIGMALVGAASVLATSTQASVRTVVENEWKADLMVQSATFFLPAAAVDEISALPEVASADALAIGTAAVSDGTTPDGGGGGETVSLIGMPADTFGRSWTTEEVSGDIGSMLDGALAVNKDSATDAGWTVGDELTLTTSSGTLTAPVGAIIDSTALDAPVVVPLDLFETIQPQVAEQVQTLLLKRADGVDEADLRAAVTATAKPYVVLSVLDDEQFITQLAGQVTMILNILYALLGLSIIIAILGIVNTLALSVIERTREIGLMRAVGLGRAQLAGTITIESILTALFGTVVGLAVGVALAAGLPTVFAGSGLTELAIPWRELLTMLVIAVVVGIFAAVWPAIRAARLPVLEAVTVD comes from the coding sequence ATGCTGCGCGTCGCACTCCGCAACGTCCGCGCGCACCTCGTCCGGCTCGGTCTCTCCATCCTCGCGGTCGTGCTCGGCGTCTCGTTCGTCGCCGGGACCTTCGCGCTGCGGGACATGCTCTCGTCGACGTTCAACGGGATCGTCGAAGCCGGCTACAGCGCCGACGTCTACCTCCGTGGCCCCGACGACCCTGACCAGGCGAGCCAGAGCAGCGCCGGGACCCGGACGGTCCGCAACCTCGTCCCCGCAGACCTCGTGAGCACGGTGACCGGCGTCGACGGGGTCGCGCAGGCCTTCGCCGACTTCACCGGTCCGATCACGCTCGTCGGCGCGGACGGAACGGCCGTCACGTCCGGGGCCGGCGCACCGAGCTTCGCCGTCGGATTCCACAGCGACGATCCCTCGATCACCCTCGCCGAAGGCTCCGGGCCGACCGACGCGACCGAGTTCGCTCTCGAGGTGACGAGCGCCGAGGCGTCCGGGCTGTCTATCGGTGACACCACGACGCTCATCGTCGGAGGCGAGCTCACCCAGGCGACGCTCACCGGGGTCGTCGACCTCGAGACGTCGCTCGCCGGTGCGACCGTCGTCTTCCTCGACGCAGGCACCGCCGAGTCCGTCTACGCCCCGGACGGCCGCGTAGCGACCATCTCGGTGTTCGCCGCCGACGGGGTAGACCCCGACGACCTCGTCACCGACATCGACACCGCGATCAGCGGCGTCGCGACAGCAGGCTCGGTCCAGACCGTCACCGGAGACGTCGTCCGCGACGAAGCCCGTGACGACATCGACGGGATCCTCGGGTTCGTCGAGACGTTCCTCCTCATCTTCGCCGGGATCTCGCTGTTCGTCGGCGGGTTCATCATCGCGAACACCTTTGCGATGACCGTGAGGCAGCGGCAGCGCGAGTTCGCGCTCCTGCGCGCGGTGGGAGCGTCGCCGTTCCAGGTCTTCGCGTCGATCCTCATCCAGGCCGCCGTCGTCGGTCTCCTCGGAGGGGTGCTCGGGATCGCCGGTGGGCTCGGGCTCGTCACCGGCATCAAGGCGCTCTTCGCCCGCATGGGGATGGACCTCTCCGGCGAGATCCCCCTGACGACCACCATGGTGGTGCTCTCGCTCCTCGTCGGGCTCGTGGTCAGCGTCGCCTCGGCGGCGCTGCCCGCCCGTCGTGCGGCTCTCGTGCCACCCGTCGAGGCCATGCGGGACGAGTCGCCCGGCCAGGGCAAGTCGCTTGTCGTCCGCGGGCTCGTCGGCCTCGTCATCGCTGTCGCCGGTGCGGCCGCTGTCGTCATGGCAGTCGTCCAGGCTGCTGCCGACGAAGACGCCGGGACCGGGAGGCTCCTCGGCATCGGCGCCGTCGGGGTCGTCATCGGAGTCCTGCTCCTCGCCCCCGTCATGGCTCGTGCCGTGCTCGGAGTCCTCGCAGCACCGTTCGTCGTGCTGGTCCGCCCGCTCGGCAAGCTTGCCCGCGGCAACGTCACGCGCAACCCGCGACGCACCGCCAGCACAGCGAGCGCGCTCATGATCGGGATGGCGCTCGTCGGTGCCGCGTCGGTGCTCGCCACCTCGACGCAAGCATCCGTGCGAACGGTCGTCGAGAACGAGTGGAAGGCCGACCTCATGGTCCAGTCCGCGACGTTCTTCCTCCCCGCAGCCGCCGTCGACGAGATCAGCGCGCTCCCCGAGGTCGCGTCCGCGGACGCGCTCGCGATCGGCACGGCCGCCGTCTCTGACGGCACGACGCCCGACGGCGGCGGCGGCGGCGAGACCGTCTCGCTCATCGGCATGCCTGCCGACACCTTCGGCCGGTCCTGGACCACCGAGGAGGTCTCGGGCGACATCGGCTCGATGCTCGACGGTGCCCTCGCGGTGAACAAGGACTCGGCCACCGACGCCGGGTGGACCGTCGGCGACGAGCTCACGCTCACCACCTCGTCCGGGACGCTCACGGCACCCGTCGGTGCAATCATCGACTCGACGGCCCTGGACGCACCGGTCGTCGTCCCGCTCGACCTCTTCGAGACGATCCAGCCGCAGGTGGCAGAGCAGGTCCAGACCCTGCTCCTCAAGCGCGCCGACGGGGTCGACGAAGCGGACCTGCGGGCGGCGGTCACCGCGACCGCCAAGCCCTACGTGGTGCTGTCCGTCCTCGACGACGAGCAGTTCATCACCCAGCTCGCGGGCCAGGTGACGATGATCCTCAACATCCTCTATGCGCTGCTGGGGCTGTCGATCATCATCGCGATCCTCGGGATCGTCAACACGCTCGCGCTGTCCGTCATCGAGCGGACCCGGGAGATCGGCCTCATGCGTGCCGTCGGTCTCGGCCGGGCCCAGCTCGCGGGGACGATCACGATCGAGTCGATCCTCACCGCGCTGTTCGGGACGGTCGTCGGTCTTGCGGTCGGCGTCGCGCTCGCTGCCGGCCTGCCGACCGTGTTCGCCGGCTCCGGCCTCACCGAGCTCGCCATCCCGTGGCGCGAGCTCCTGACGATGCTCGTCATCGCCGTCGTGGTCGGTATCTTCGCCGCGGTGTGGCCGGCGATCCGCGCCGCACGGCTGCCCGTGCTCGAGGCGGTGACCGTCGACTGA